One window of the Anaeromyxobacter dehalogenans 2CP-C genome contains the following:
- the wecB gene encoding non-hydrolyzing UDP-N-acetylglucosamine 2-epimerase, with translation MALVLHVVGARPNFMKVAPLMAALSRRGAAQRLVHTGQHFDERMSGVFFAELGLPRPDLDLGVGSGTHGEQTGRVMIAFERALLEAAPRPDLVVVPGDVNSTVAAALVAAKLGIPVAHLEAGLRSFDRTMPEELNRVVTDHLSDLLLTPSPDADENLAREGVPAARVARVGNLMIDTLREHLPRARALSTWRGLGLAEGGYAVLTLHRPSNVDDPAALGRLLGALAEVARALPVVFPVHPRTRARLADPALAGAAAALRLVEPLGYLEFLSLTSAARLVLTDSGGLQEESTALGVPCLTLRENTERPITVAEGTNHVVGTDPGRIVAEARRALDAGPGRGRIPALWDGRAGERAADAVLAFLAARA, from the coding sequence ATGGCCCTCGTGCTCCACGTGGTCGGCGCCCGCCCCAACTTCATGAAGGTCGCCCCGCTCATGGCGGCGCTGTCCCGGCGGGGCGCGGCGCAGCGCCTCGTCCACACCGGCCAGCACTTCGACGAGCGGATGAGCGGCGTGTTCTTCGCCGAGCTCGGGCTGCCCCGCCCCGACCTCGACCTGGGGGTCGGCTCCGGCACGCACGGCGAGCAGACGGGCCGGGTGATGATCGCGTTCGAGCGGGCGCTGCTCGAGGCGGCGCCGCGGCCGGACCTGGTGGTCGTGCCCGGCGACGTGAACTCGACGGTGGCGGCCGCGCTGGTGGCGGCGAAGCTCGGGATCCCGGTGGCGCACCTCGAGGCGGGCCTGCGCAGCTTCGACCGGACCATGCCGGAGGAGCTGAACCGGGTGGTCACCGACCACCTCTCCGACCTGCTGCTCACCCCGAGCCCCGACGCCGACGAGAACCTCGCGCGCGAGGGCGTCCCCGCGGCGCGCGTGGCCCGGGTCGGCAACCTCATGATCGACACGCTCCGCGAGCACCTGCCGCGCGCCCGCGCGCTCTCGACCTGGCGCGGGCTGGGCCTCGCCGAGGGCGGGTACGCGGTGCTCACGCTCCACCGGCCCTCCAACGTGGACGATCCCGCCGCGCTCGGGCGGCTGCTCGGCGCGCTGGCGGAGGTCGCGCGCGCGCTGCCGGTGGTCTTCCCGGTCCACCCGCGCACCCGCGCCCGCCTCGCCGACCCGGCGCTGGCCGGCGCCGCCGCCGCGCTCCGCCTGGTCGAGCCGCTCGGCTACCTCGAGTTCCTCTCGCTCACGAGCGCCGCGCGCCTGGTGCTCACCGACTCCGGCGGCCTGCAGGAGGAGTCCACCGCGCTCGGCGTCCCCTGCCTCACGCTGCGCGAGAACACCGAGCGCCCGATCACCGTCGCCGAGGGCACGAACCACGTGGTGGGCACCGACCCCGGGCGCATCGTGGCGGAGGCCCGCCGCGCGCTCGACGCGGGCCCGGGACGCGGCCGCATCCCGGCGCTCTGGGACGGCCGGGCGGGGGAGCGGGCCGCGGACGCGGTGCTCGCGTTCCTGGCGGCGCGGGCCTGA
- a CDS encoding lysophospholipid acyltransferase family protein has product MAVPLRKRIKRSVRSALVRAALWILGLLPLGPALALGGLVGRAAYHLARGTRRLALGSLAVAFPEKPEAEREAIARAMFVHLGRTALELAAIRSYDARLETYVELSPPGLLQEVIARGRGMVFVTGHVGSWELLARRIARAGIPNAVIAKAGGDAGLNRVAERFRAAGGVTTLWRENPDTGRAIIRTFRQGKALGLLIDQDTKVQGVFVPFFGRLAYTPRAAADLALRFGAPVVVGTIRRRGPRAGDGHLLECVEIPFAADPPDREAEAVRLTAACSAALEAAIRRNPAEWVWMHQRWKTRPEGEAQAGGPQAKAMPKSAELSRG; this is encoded by the coding sequence ATGGCCGTACCGCTCCGCAAGCGGATCAAGAGGAGCGTCCGCTCCGCGCTGGTCCGCGCCGCCCTCTGGATTCTGGGCCTGCTGCCCCTCGGCCCCGCGCTCGCGCTCGGCGGGCTGGTGGGCCGCGCCGCCTACCACCTCGCCCGCGGCACCCGCCGGCTCGCGCTCGGGAGCCTCGCCGTCGCGTTCCCGGAGAAGCCCGAGGCCGAGCGCGAGGCCATCGCCCGCGCCATGTTCGTGCACCTCGGGCGCACCGCGCTCGAGCTCGCCGCGATCCGCAGCTACGACGCGCGGCTCGAGACCTACGTCGAGCTGTCGCCGCCCGGGCTGCTCCAGGAGGTCATCGCGCGCGGGCGCGGCATGGTGTTCGTCACCGGCCACGTGGGGAGCTGGGAGCTCCTCGCCCGCCGCATCGCCCGGGCCGGCATCCCGAACGCCGTGATCGCCAAGGCCGGCGGCGACGCCGGGCTGAACCGGGTGGCGGAGCGCTTCCGGGCCGCCGGCGGGGTCACCACGCTCTGGCGCGAGAACCCCGACACCGGCCGCGCCATCATCCGCACCTTCCGGCAGGGGAAGGCGCTCGGGCTGCTCATCGACCAGGACACGAAGGTCCAGGGCGTGTTCGTCCCGTTCTTCGGCCGGCTCGCGTACACGCCGCGCGCCGCGGCCGACCTCGCGCTGCGCTTCGGCGCGCCGGTGGTGGTCGGCACGATCCGGCGCCGCGGGCCGCGCGCCGGGGACGGCCACCTCCTCGAGTGCGTGGAGATCCCGTTCGCCGCCGACCCGCCCGACCGCGAGGCCGAGGCGGTGCGGCTCACCGCCGCCTGCTCTGCCGCCCTGGAGGCAGCCATCCGGCGGAACCCCGCCGAGTGGGTGTGGATGCACCAGCGCTGGAAGACGCGCCCCGAAGGCGAGGCCCAGGCCGGCGGTCCCCAAGCAAAGGCAATGCCGAAAAGCGCTGAGCTTTCACGCGGCTAG
- a CDS encoding RluA family pseudouridine synthase gives MYGAPVTQQVRVRFTVEPNYAGWRLDRYLQEKIRRLSRERVQRLIAQRLETDDGRRLKPSTRVAPGLSFALLKDAEAEPDTPQEFGVVHDDGALLVVDKPAGLPVHPTARYAANTFTSLAKLRYPDRKVDPAHRLDRETSGLLACGTAPEVTKVLKRDFAHARVHKTYLALALGAPAEDAFTVDAPLALTGASAVRVRMHVAAEGLPSQTAFEVLARRRAPDGAPVALLACRPRTGRQHQIRAHLAHAGLPMVGDKIYGPDEEIFDRFTRRAMTDADLALLRLPRHALHAWRLELPHPLTRAPVRLEAPLPPDLAAFWEGCAP, from the coding sequence GTGTATGGTGCGCCGGTGACGCAGCAGGTCCGGGTCCGCTTCACGGTCGAGCCGAACTACGCCGGGTGGCGCCTCGATCGCTACCTGCAGGAGAAGATCCGCCGGCTGTCGCGCGAGCGGGTGCAGCGGCTCATCGCGCAGCGCCTCGAGACGGACGACGGCCGCCGGCTGAAGCCGTCCACCCGCGTCGCGCCGGGCCTCTCCTTCGCGCTCCTCAAGGACGCCGAGGCCGAGCCGGACACGCCCCAGGAGTTCGGGGTGGTGCACGACGACGGCGCGCTGCTGGTGGTGGACAAGCCGGCCGGGCTGCCGGTCCACCCCACCGCGCGCTACGCGGCGAACACGTTCACCTCGCTCGCGAAGCTCCGCTACCCCGACCGCAAGGTCGATCCGGCGCACCGGCTCGATCGCGAGACCTCCGGCCTGCTCGCCTGCGGGACCGCGCCCGAGGTGACGAAGGTCCTGAAGCGCGACTTCGCGCACGCCCGCGTGCACAAGACCTACCTCGCGCTCGCGCTGGGCGCGCCGGCGGAGGACGCGTTCACGGTGGACGCGCCGCTCGCGCTCACCGGCGCGTCCGCCGTGCGGGTGCGGATGCACGTGGCCGCGGAGGGGCTGCCCTCGCAGACCGCGTTCGAGGTGCTGGCCCGGCGCCGGGCGCCGGACGGGGCGCCGGTGGCGCTGCTCGCCTGCCGCCCGCGCACCGGGCGCCAGCACCAGATCCGCGCGCACCTCGCGCACGCCGGGCTGCCCATGGTGGGCGACAAGATCTACGGGCCGGACGAGGAGATCTTCGACCGGTTCACCCGCCGTGCGATGACCGACGCGGACCTCGCGCTGCTCCGGCTGCCGCGCCACGCGCTGCACGCCTGGCGGCTCGAGCTGCCGCACCCGCTCACCCGCGCGCCGGTCCGGCTGGAGGCGCCGCTCCCGCCGGACCTGGCCGCGTTCTGGGAGGGCTGCGCGCCGTGA
- a CDS encoding CTP synthase — MVKRGKKTKYLFVTGGVVSSLGKGLSAASIGALLENRGLEVQHLKLDPYINVDPGTMSPFQHGEVFVTDDGAETDLDLGHYERFTSAKMTRRNNYTTGRIYQNVIQRERRGEYLGKTVQVIPHITDEIKAVIREAAGGADILIVEVGGTVGDIESLPFLEAIRQMKYDVGEENAVYAHLTLVPFIAAAGELKTKPTQHSVKELREIGIQPDLLLCRSDREIPRDMKDKIALFCNVDPSAVFTALDVPSIYEVPLSLHREGLDDKLAELFNIWSRAPRLERWETIVDKVKNPRRGEVRIGIVGKYVELHESYKSLNEALVHGGIANDARVKLAFIDSTKLEEGDLSDLDKVDAILVPGGFGIRGTEGKILGVKYAREHKVPFFGICLGLQMAVIEMARNVLGLAGANSLEFDEQTPHPVVTLMEGQKGVTDKGGTMRLGAYPCALKEGTKARALYGADLVHERHRHRFEFNNDYRAQFEAAGMVFSGVNPDLGLVEMIELPGQHFVGCQFHPEFRSKPFAPHPLFAGFVKAALEHRDAQQRQPSAEVKKLPVGKNG; from the coding sequence ATGGTCAAGCGGGGAAAGAAGACGAAGTACCTGTTCGTCACCGGCGGCGTGGTGAGCTCGCTCGGCAAGGGGCTCTCGGCGGCGTCGATCGGCGCGCTGCTCGAGAACCGCGGGCTGGAGGTCCAGCACCTCAAGCTCGACCCGTACATCAACGTGGACCCGGGCACGATGAGCCCGTTCCAGCACGGCGAGGTGTTCGTCACCGACGACGGCGCCGAGACCGACCTCGACCTCGGGCACTACGAGCGCTTCACCAGCGCCAAGATGACCCGGCGGAACAACTACACCACCGGCCGCATCTACCAGAACGTCATCCAGCGCGAGCGCCGGGGCGAGTACCTGGGCAAGACCGTGCAGGTGATCCCGCACATCACCGACGAGATCAAGGCGGTGATCCGCGAGGCCGCCGGGGGCGCGGACATCCTCATCGTCGAGGTGGGCGGCACCGTCGGCGACATCGAGTCGCTGCCGTTCCTCGAGGCGATCCGGCAGATGAAGTACGACGTGGGCGAGGAGAACGCGGTCTACGCCCACCTCACGCTGGTGCCGTTCATCGCCGCGGCCGGCGAGCTGAAGACCAAGCCCACCCAGCACAGCGTCAAGGAGCTGCGCGAGATCGGCATCCAGCCCGACCTGCTGCTGTGCCGCTCGGACCGCGAGATCCCGCGCGACATGAAGGACAAGATCGCGCTGTTCTGCAACGTGGACCCCTCGGCGGTGTTCACCGCCCTCGACGTCCCGTCGATCTACGAGGTCCCGCTCTCGCTCCACCGCGAGGGGCTCGACGACAAGCTGGCCGAGCTGTTCAACATCTGGAGCCGCGCCCCGCGCCTCGAGCGCTGGGAGACCATCGTGGACAAGGTGAAGAACCCGCGCCGCGGCGAGGTGCGGATCGGCATCGTCGGCAAGTACGTGGAGCTGCACGAGAGCTACAAGAGCCTCAACGAGGCGCTGGTCCACGGCGGCATCGCCAACGACGCGCGGGTGAAGCTGGCGTTCATCGACTCGACCAAGCTGGAGGAGGGCGACCTCTCCGACCTCGACAAGGTGGACGCGATCCTGGTGCCGGGCGGCTTCGGCATCCGCGGGACCGAGGGGAAGATCCTGGGCGTGAAGTACGCCCGCGAGCACAAGGTGCCGTTCTTCGGCATCTGCCTCGGCCTGCAGATGGCCGTCATCGAGATGGCGCGCAACGTGCTCGGGCTCGCCGGCGCGAACTCGCTCGAGTTCGACGAGCAGACGCCGCACCCGGTGGTCACGCTGATGGAGGGGCAGAAGGGCGTGACCGACAAGGGCGGGACCATGCGCCTGGGCGCGTACCCCTGCGCCTTGAAGGAGGGCACCAAGGCCCGGGCGCTGTACGGCGCCGACCTGGTGCACGAGCGCCACCGCCACCGCTTCGAGTTCAACAACGACTACCGGGCCCAGTTCGAGGCGGCCGGGATGGTGTTCTCGGGCGTGAACCCCGACCTCGGCCTGGTGGAGATGATCGAGCTGCCCGGCCAGCACTTCGTGGGCTGCCAGTTCCACCCCGAGTTCCGCTCCAAGCCCTTCGCGCCGCACCCGCTGTTCGCGGGCTTCGTGAAGGCCGCCCTCGAGCACCGCGACGCGCAGCAGCGCCAGCCCTCGGCCGAGGTGAAGAAGCTCCCGGTCGGGAAGAACGGATAG
- the kdsA gene encoding 3-deoxy-8-phosphooctulonate synthase, whose translation MSQPILARVGGHLVGDGQPLLLIAGPCVMEDEAHGLRHARRVKELAAQHGVPVVFKASFDKANRSSGKSYRGPGLEAGLAAFQAVKRETGLPCLTDVHETWQAEPAGRVVDVLQVPAFLCRQTDLVIACARHGRAVNVKKGQFLAPREMRHAIAKCREGGNENVFLTERGATFGYGNLVVDMRALVQMRELGVPVCMDATHSVQMPGSGGDTTAGDRQFVAPLARAAAAVGIDALFMEIHEDPAVAKSDGPNSLDFPTADRVLREVLAVRRALGQP comes from the coding sequence ATGTCCCAGCCGATCCTGGCCCGCGTGGGCGGGCACCTCGTGGGCGACGGGCAGCCGCTCCTGCTCATCGCCGGGCCGTGCGTCATGGAGGACGAGGCGCACGGCCTCCGCCACGCCCGCCGCGTGAAGGAGCTCGCCGCGCAGCACGGCGTGCCGGTGGTGTTCAAGGCCAGCTTCGACAAGGCGAACCGCTCCTCCGGCAAGAGCTACCGCGGCCCCGGCCTGGAGGCGGGGCTGGCCGCGTTCCAGGCGGTGAAGCGCGAGACCGGGCTGCCGTGCCTCACCGACGTGCACGAGACCTGGCAGGCCGAGCCGGCCGGGCGGGTGGTGGACGTGCTGCAGGTGCCCGCGTTCCTGTGCCGGCAGACCGACCTCGTCATCGCCTGCGCGCGCCACGGGCGCGCCGTGAACGTGAAGAAGGGGCAGTTCCTCGCGCCGCGCGAGATGCGCCACGCGATCGCCAAGTGCCGCGAGGGCGGCAACGAGAACGTGTTCCTCACCGAGCGCGGCGCCACCTTCGGCTACGGCAACCTGGTGGTGGACATGCGCGCGCTGGTGCAGATGCGCGAGCTGGGCGTCCCGGTGTGCATGGACGCCACCCACAGCGTGCAGATGCCGGGCTCGGGCGGCGACACCACCGCCGGCGACCGGCAGTTCGTGGCGCCGCTGGCGCGCGCGGCCGCCGCCGTCGGCATCGACGCGCTGTTCATGGAGATCCACGAGGACCCGGCGGTGGCGAAGTCCGACGGGCCCAACTCGCTCGACTTCCCCACCGCCGACCGCGTGCTCCGCGAGGTGCTGGCCGTCCGGCGCGCGCTGGGGCAGCCGTGA
- the kdsB gene encoding 3-deoxy-manno-octulosonate cytidylyltransferase, with product MRHVAVIIPARYGATRFPGKPLADLAGKPLIAHVVERAQRARGVDVVAVATDDDRIVRAVRAAGGEAILTGPAATGTDRVAEAARKLAPRPEIVVNLQGDEPLIEPEAIEAVIGAMAGGARMATLARPLAEGELERTQVVKVVTRASGDALYFSRAPIPHRRAGGESPLARAHVGIYAFTAEFLETFTALAPGRLEGEEALEQLRALEHGYDIRVADTGYRGFGIDTPDDLERARALLAAGA from the coding sequence TTGAGACACGTCGCAGTCATCATCCCGGCCCGGTACGGCGCCACGCGCTTCCCGGGAAAGCCCCTCGCCGATCTGGCAGGCAAGCCCCTCATCGCCCATGTGGTCGAGCGCGCGCAGCGCGCGCGCGGGGTGGACGTCGTGGCCGTGGCCACCGACGACGACCGGATCGTGCGCGCCGTCCGCGCCGCAGGGGGCGAGGCCATCCTGACCGGGCCGGCCGCGACGGGCACGGACCGGGTGGCGGAGGCCGCGCGCAAGCTCGCGCCGCGGCCGGAGATCGTGGTGAACCTGCAGGGCGACGAGCCGCTCATCGAGCCGGAGGCCATCGAGGCGGTCATCGGCGCGATGGCCGGCGGCGCCCGGATGGCGACGCTCGCCCGCCCGCTCGCCGAGGGCGAGCTGGAGCGGACCCAGGTCGTCAAGGTGGTGACCCGGGCGAGCGGCGACGCGCTGTACTTCTCGCGCGCGCCCATCCCGCACCGGCGCGCCGGCGGCGAGAGCCCGCTGGCCCGCGCCCACGTGGGCATCTACGCGTTCACCGCCGAGTTCCTCGAGACGTTCACCGCGCTCGCGCCGGGCAGGCTCGAGGGCGAGGAGGCGCTCGAGCAGCTGCGGGCGCTGGAGCACGGGTACGACATCCGCGTGGCCGACACCGGCTACCGGGGTTTCGGGATCGACACGCCCGACGACCTGGAGCGCGCGCGGGCGCTCCTGGCCGCGGGGGCGTGA
- a CDS encoding TrmH family RNA methyltransferase: MKLGDPAFVLPERRARIDAVVANRTRTLTVVMEAFCDPQNVNAVLRTCEAFGIQTLHAVEGPMKPYDRNKKISQNADKWLDVRRWSSTAECLAHLRSEGFAIYATHLGERSTPMAGLSFAGKVALVFGNEQRGVSEEALAVADACYAIPMRGFVQSLNVSVAAAISLAHAVERREVERGRHGDLPDDEAQVLRERFYLLAVKQRSRIAKAEAVRDRIARHARTRR, from the coding sequence GTGAAGCTGGGCGACCCCGCGTTCGTGCTCCCGGAGCGCCGGGCCCGCATCGACGCGGTGGTGGCGAACCGCACCCGCACGCTCACGGTGGTGATGGAGGCGTTCTGCGATCCGCAGAACGTGAACGCGGTGCTGCGCACCTGCGAGGCGTTCGGGATCCAGACGCTGCACGCCGTCGAGGGGCCCATGAAGCCCTACGACCGCAACAAGAAGATCAGCCAGAACGCCGACAAGTGGCTGGACGTGCGGCGCTGGTCCTCCACCGCCGAGTGCCTCGCCCACCTCCGCTCGGAGGGGTTCGCGATCTACGCCACGCACCTGGGCGAGCGCTCCACGCCGATGGCCGGGCTCTCCTTCGCCGGCAAGGTGGCGCTCGTGTTCGGGAACGAGCAGCGCGGCGTCTCGGAGGAGGCGCTGGCGGTCGCCGACGCCTGCTACGCGATCCCCATGCGCGGCTTCGTCCAGTCGCTGAACGTCTCGGTGGCGGCGGCCATCTCGCTCGCCCACGCGGTGGAGCGGCGCGAGGTCGAGCGCGGCCGGCACGGGGACCTGCCCGACGACGAGGCGCAGGTGCTGCGGGAGCGCTTCTACCTGCTGGCGGTGAAGCAGCGCAGCCGCATCGCGAAGGCCGAGGCGGTCCGCGACCGGATCGCGCGGCACGCGCGCACGCGCCGCTAG
- a CDS encoding KdsC family phosphatase — MTEAELLARAARVRLVLLDVDGVLTDGRLYYGPDGEALKVFDVKDGHGIVLLREHVPFGVVSGRPGKASEARLRELRFQHLVFGERDKLAGYARLAHLGVPDAEVAYMGDDVNDVPLLAKVGLAACPADARPEAKAVAHLVTAAPGGRGAVRELCDLLLRARGL; from the coding sequence GTGACCGAGGCCGAGCTCCTCGCCCGCGCCGCGCGCGTCCGGCTGGTGCTGCTGGACGTGGACGGCGTGCTCACCGACGGCCGGCTCTACTACGGCCCGGACGGCGAGGCGCTGAAGGTGTTCGACGTGAAGGACGGCCACGGCATCGTGCTCCTGCGCGAGCACGTGCCGTTCGGCGTCGTCTCCGGCCGGCCGGGCAAGGCCTCGGAGGCGCGCCTGCGCGAGCTGCGCTTCCAGCACCTGGTGTTCGGAGAGCGCGACAAGCTGGCCGGCTACGCGCGCCTGGCGCACCTCGGCGTCCCCGACGCCGAGGTGGCGTACATGGGCGACGACGTGAACGACGTGCCGCTGCTCGCGAAGGTGGGCCTCGCCGCCTGCCCCGCCGACGCGCGGCCCGAGGCGAAGGCGGTCGCGCACCTCGTCACCGCCGCGCCGGGCGGCCGCGGCGCGGTGCGCGAGCTGTGCGACCTGCTGCTCCGCGCCCGCGGGCTGTAG
- a CDS encoding LptA/OstA family protein — MIALLAAALLAAAPAPAQGKPAAVRPAARGAARTAPDYRVDAAEVRYAFQRREVVFTGKPVTLTRDDAVLTCARLEAKNDEAGVIETAVCRGDVKLVRGERTVTCQTATYENAPARVTCDGAAVLRDRGTEAHGQRLVYELRTDEVKLEGGGAPVRITVPGAEVEQRRRELDAQRKERGK, encoded by the coding sequence GTGATCGCGCTCCTCGCCGCCGCGCTGCTCGCCGCCGCTCCGGCGCCGGCCCAGGGCAAGCCCGCCGCCGTGCGGCCCGCCGCGAGGGGCGCGGCGCGGACGGCCCCCGACTACCGCGTGGACGCCGCCGAGGTCCGGTACGCGTTCCAGCGCCGCGAGGTGGTGTTCACCGGCAAGCCGGTGACGCTCACCCGCGACGACGCGGTGCTGACCTGCGCGCGCCTCGAGGCGAAGAACGACGAGGCGGGCGTGATCGAGACCGCGGTGTGCCGCGGCGACGTGAAGCTGGTCCGCGGGGAGCGCACCGTCACCTGCCAGACCGCCACCTACGAGAACGCGCCCGCGCGGGTGACCTGCGACGGCGCGGCGGTGCTGCGCGATCGCGGCACCGAGGCGCACGGTCAGCGGCTCGTGTACGAGCTGCGCACCGACGAGGTGAAGCTGGAGGGCGGCGGCGCGCCGGTCCGGATCACCGTGCCGGGCGCCGAGGTGGAGCAGCGGCGGCGCGAGCTGGACGCGCAGCGCAAGGAGCGGGGGAAGTGA